The Saccharomonospora cyanea NA-134 genome includes a region encoding these proteins:
- a CDS encoding flavin-containing monooxygenase, translating to MGNRTETGVVVVGTGFSGLGMAIQLRRDGREDFVVLEKANEVGGTWRDNTYPGCACDIQSHMYSFSFEQNPNWSRSFSPQPEIHDYLRGVARKYGLYRFIHFGQEMTGARWDADEHRWHVTTASGDEYVARYLVCGVGALHLPQIPELVGAERFRGAAFHSAQWDHDFDLRGKRVAVVGTGASAIQFVPAIAGQVGRLHLFQRTAPWVMPKADHTMPDWVKRLFAHVPLAQRAYRDFLYWTLELRAVGFNGDPRIMRLAQKIAKRHLDKHVTDPGLRAKLTPDYVLGCKRVLISNDYYPALTRDNVEVVTDGIAEVTETGILDKAGIEREVDAIIYGTGFHVTDGFDHLDIVGADGTNLGRQWARHGMQTHLGITANGYPNLFFLLGPNTGLGHNSVVFMIEQQIRYISEAMRYVESHGADAIEVRADTQAQSNADIQRKLANGIWTRGGCRSWYLDSQGVNRTIWPGFTWRYWMRTRRLDPADFRLSRRATASPRTASSVA from the coding sequence ATGGGTAATCGCACCGAGACCGGGGTGGTCGTCGTCGGAACCGGGTTCTCCGGTCTCGGCATGGCGATCCAGTTGCGTAGAGACGGTCGCGAGGACTTCGTCGTGCTGGAGAAGGCCAACGAGGTCGGCGGCACCTGGCGCGACAACACCTACCCCGGTTGCGCGTGCGACATCCAGTCCCACATGTACTCGTTCTCGTTCGAGCAGAATCCGAATTGGTCTCGCTCCTTCTCCCCGCAGCCGGAGATCCACGACTACCTGCGCGGTGTCGCGAGGAAGTACGGACTCTACCGTTTCATCCACTTCGGCCAGGAAATGACGGGTGCGCGGTGGGACGCCGACGAACACCGCTGGCACGTCACGACAGCTTCGGGTGACGAGTACGTGGCCCGCTACCTGGTGTGCGGGGTGGGTGCGCTGCACCTGCCACAGATTCCCGAACTCGTCGGCGCCGAACGCTTCCGTGGTGCGGCGTTCCACTCGGCGCAGTGGGACCACGACTTCGACCTGCGCGGCAAGCGTGTGGCCGTGGTCGGCACCGGCGCCAGCGCCATCCAGTTCGTGCCCGCGATCGCGGGCCAGGTGGGGCGGCTACATCTCTTCCAACGTACCGCGCCCTGGGTGATGCCGAAGGCCGATCACACGATGCCGGACTGGGTCAAGCGGTTGTTCGCCCACGTCCCGCTCGCCCAGCGTGCCTACCGCGACTTCCTCTACTGGACCCTGGAACTGCGCGCCGTCGGCTTCAACGGCGACCCCCGCATCATGCGGCTCGCGCAGAAGATCGCGAAGCGCCATCTCGACAAGCACGTCACCGACCCCGGCCTGCGGGCGAAGCTCACCCCGGACTACGTGCTCGGGTGCAAGCGCGTGCTGATCTCCAACGACTACTACCCGGCCCTGACGCGGGACAACGTCGAGGTCGTCACCGACGGCATCGCCGAGGTCACCGAGACGGGCATCCTCGACAAGGCCGGGATCGAGCGCGAGGTCGACGCGATCATCTACGGCACCGGGTTCCACGTCACCGACGGCTTCGACCACCTCGACATCGTGGGGGCCGACGGCACCAACCTCGGCAGGCAGTGGGCCCGGCACGGCATGCAGACCCATCTCGGCATCACCGCCAACGGATACCCGAACCTGTTCTTCCTGCTCGGCCCCAACACCGGGCTGGGTCACAACTCGGTGGTGTTCATGATCGAGCAGCAGATCCGGTACATCTCCGAGGCCATGCGCTACGTCGAGTCCCACGGTGCCGACGCCATCGAGGTGCGCGCCGACACCCAGGCACAGTCCAACGCCGACATCCAGCGCAAGCTCGCGAACGGCATTTGGACCCGGGGCGGATGCAGGAGCTGGTACCTGGACTCGCAGGGCGTCAACCGCACCATCTGGCCGGGGTTCACCTGGCGGTACTGGATGCGCACGCGCAGGCTGGATCCGGCCGACTTCCGGCTCTCCCGGCGCGCTACAGCGTCGCCGCGG
- a CDS encoding TetR/AcrR family transcriptional regulator has translation MSATAKPPTQRRRRMPRAEREQQMIEVAESVFAERGYSAASMDEIAERVGVSKPMLYEYFQSKEGLLLACIQAARSALRDATQRAVLDATTAEEALRKGLLAFFEFVRDRRQAWSLLRHETSLVGTSAADELEATRKQQTDLIASLMGGYLNVSDPALTHAMAEFVVGGCERLALWCEQNENITPETATDYTMNLLWGGLRHLAQQ, from the coding sequence GTGAGCGCGACCGCAAAGCCCCCAACCCAGCGGCGCAGGCGAATGCCGCGAGCCGAACGCGAACAGCAGATGATCGAGGTCGCCGAGAGCGTGTTCGCCGAACGTGGCTACTCCGCCGCGTCGATGGACGAGATCGCCGAACGTGTCGGCGTCTCCAAGCCCATGCTCTACGAGTACTTCCAGTCGAAGGAAGGCCTGCTGCTCGCCTGCATCCAGGCCGCCCGTTCCGCGCTCCGGGACGCCACCCAGCGGGCCGTGCTCGACGCGACGACCGCGGAGGAGGCCCTGCGGAAGGGACTGTTGGCGTTCTTCGAGTTCGTGCGCGACCGCAGGCAGGCGTGGTCGTTGCTGCGCCATGAGACGAGCCTGGTCGGCACCTCGGCCGCCGACGAACTCGAAGCCACCCGGAAGCAGCAGACCGACCTCATCGCCTCGCTCATGGGCGGCTACCTGAACGTGTCCGATCCCGCGCTCACGCACGCGATGGCCGAGTTCGTGGTGGGCGGCTGCGAACGCCTGGCGCTCTGGTGTGAGCAGAACGAGAACATCACCCCGGAGACGGCCACGGACTACACGATGAACTTGCTCTGGGGTGGTTTACGTCACCTCGCGCAACAATGA